From the genome of Mucilaginibacter paludis DSM 18603:
GTAAAGGTATTGTCGCCGGTAAACTCTTTGGTTTGCGAGATGGCCAAGCGGCAGCCGCCGGCTTCGTTGGTCAGTACCGCTTCGATCACGTATTTGGGGGTATTATCGGGCAACTTCAGGTCGATGGCCTTTTCGCAGGAGCTCAATAACAGCAGCAGTAAGGCGAGATAGGTAATGTTTTTCATGGCTTAAAATTTAAAGTTGTAAGAAATGGCCGGAACAAAGGTGAACAAGGTGGTACGCACTGCTTCGGTGCGGTTCGGATCGGTTTTGTTATCGCGGAAATAGATGCGGTAAGCGTTCGGGTTGCCGTAGGCGTTATACAGGCTGAAGCTCAGTTCGGAAGAGAACTTTTTGGTTTTCTTCAACTGTTTGGTAGCGCCAAGGTCCAGCCGGTGATAGGCGGGCATGCGCGAGGCATTGCGGCTGGTGTAGTTGTAATACGTGCTGCCATCCACCTGGTATTTGCCTGCGGGGAAGGTTACTGCATCGCCGGTATAATAAACAAAGTTGGCCGACAGCACCCAGCGCTCGCTCAGCTTATAGATGCCCACCAGCGAAATATTATGCGTGCGGTCTTGCCGGGCATTATACCAGTCATCCTGGTTGATGCCGTCAATCTGGCGCTGTGTTTTCGACAGTGTATAACTCAGCCAGCCGGTTAGCCGCCCTGTCTTCTTTTTGAGCAGCATCTCCAGCCCGTACGCACGTCCCAGGCCGTACAATAACTGGGTTTCGATGGGCTGGTTGGTAAAGATATTGGCACCGTTGCGGTAGTCGATCTGGTTCTGCAATTTTTTGTAATAGGTTTCTACCGTTAGCTCGTATCGATGTTCGCTCAGGTCCCGGTAATAACCGAGCGAAAGCTGGTCGGCCAGTTCGGGCCGGATGATCTGGGTACTGGCCACCCACTTATCCACCGGCGAGCCGGAACTTGAATTGGAGATGAGGTGCAGGTTCTGCGCATTGCGCGAATAGGCCGCCTTGAGCGCGCTTTGCTCATCCAGCTGGTAGGCAGCACCGATGCGCGGTTCGGCGTTCAAATAGGTTTTTGCGCTTTGTTCCTTCAAGATAGAAAAGGCCGAGAGCCGCAGTCCGTAGCTCAGGCTCAAACGGTCGGTCAGCTTCCAGTTATCGGCTGCGTATATCGCCTGGTCCAGGCTGAAGCGGTTCTGCAGCTCCTGCGAACTGATCCCTGCATTGCCGCTGGCGGTAATTTGTCCCGGTTTGATGCTGTGGTAAACGCTGTTGAAGCCGAAGTTGACGGTATGCCGGTCGCCGGGGAACCATTGCAGGTCTTCTTTCAGGTTCCAGTCGCGGATACGCGAATAGATGTTATAGTCGTTCACATCCTGGCGTAGGCTGATGGTATAATCATAATTACTGTAGATGAGCGAGGTATTGGAAAAAAGCTGGTTATTAAAAATATGATTCCAGCGCAGGGTGCCGGTGGTATTGCCCCAATTGATGCCGTTCACTTTATCCGCGGACAGCACATCCTTACCAAAGTAACCCGACAAATAGATCCGGTCTTTGCTACCCAATACATAATTAACCTTGGCGTTCAGATCGTAAAAGTACAATTGGCTGCGGTTCACATCGGTATCTTTGGATAGCTTCAGGAACACATCGGCATAAGTTCTGCGGGCAGAGATCAGGAAAGAGGACTTGTCTTTTTGTATCGGCCCTTCCACATTGAGCCGGGCAGCAATCAGGCCGATGCCGCCGCTCACGTGGGTTTGCTGGTTATTGCCATCGTTCATTTGCACATCCATCACCGAGGATAAGCGCCCGCCGTAGCGCGCAGGCATATCACCTTTGTAGATGTTCACATTTTTGATCGCGTCGGAGTTAAAGGTGGAAAAGAAGCCAAGCAGGTGCGAAGCGTTGTATACCGTGGCTTCATCCAGCAGCAGCAGGTTCTGGTCAACCGCACCGCCGCGTACATAAAAGCCGCCGCTGCCTTCGCCTGCAGACTGGATACCGGGCAACAGTTGCAGGGTTTTAACTACATCACGCTCGCCCAGCAGTACCGGGATGTCCTTAATCTCTTTGATGCTGAGTTTTTCTAAGCCCATCTGGGCGCCGCGCAGGTCACGGGCATTGCGCGAAGGGGCTGTAATGGTTACCGTCTGTAGTTCCTGGGTGTTATCTTCCAGGGCGATATCCAGCTTTTGATCGGAGGCCAGGTTCAGAGTGATCGTTTTGGCTTTTTGCCCTACAGCGCTGATGCTGAGTTGCTGCATACCTTTTGGTAGTGTTAGTGAATAAAAGCCATAAGCATTGGTGGAAGTACCGGCAGCACCGCTACGAATGGTGGCGCCGATGAGGGTTTCGCCATTAGCTTTATTGGTGATGGTACCGCTGAGCGTGTATTTACTTTGTGCCAGAACGCCCAGCGGTCCAAACAGCAGTGCCAGCAGCCCTAAAATTTTGTAGTTTTTCATATATGGCTGCAAAATAAAGGCGGTTGAAACGGTGGGGCTGAAATTTAGACGAAAGTCGCCGATTCTTAGACCAACGTGATCAATTCAAGCAGGGGATCTGATTAATGGGCTATTTTTTGCCATTGACAACATCCAAAGCACGTTGCAATGCTTTGTCGGGCGATGAATAGATATCAGGAATTACCCCCCTCCAGTCATTTTCATTTGCGCCTACATTGTAATAAAGCTTGCTCGAAATCGTTAACTCGAGCCCGGTGTTTGGCAAGTGAGTAGTCACAATATCGCCATAGCTTTTGATTAATCCGCCGGTTTCCTCACCGATAATAATACCCCTGTTATAGTATTTAAAACATTGCGCAAAATCTGATGCCGAAGAATAGGTTTCGATATTTACCAATAAAATCACCCGCCCGTTAAACCGCAGGGGGGTGTTTCCAATACTTATCTGGTCAACATATTGGGTATCCAATGAGCCGTTGGGCCGGGCCAGTAATACTTTATCGGCGCTATCCAGCGGTTTGTTTAAACGGTGTTCACGTAAGCGTTGCTTTAACAACGCACTGTTTTTTCCGATCACTTTGGCGTACTGGGTAAAGGGTTTATTTAACAGGTATTGAAAAAGTGCGTCGCCAACATCCGAATCGCCCCCGCCGTTATCGATTAAATTGATGATAAGATTCTGCACATGCTTTTCTTTGATCACCCTAAATGCCGAATCGGCAAAGTTTTTAAATCCATTCCAATCGAAACTTTTGAAATCAATAACCGCCGTTTGATCGTCGTTCAAGAGCCGGAGTGCATAAACCCGATCAGCATGATTCTTGCCATCAGCTTGCCTTTTAGCCAGGTCATCGAGTACGGTTTTACGAATGCCCTTTATCGTGATAGCTTTGACAATGCCCTTGCTTTTGTATTTCAGCTGGTAAATACCA
Proteins encoded in this window:
- a CDS encoding TonB-dependent receptor, which gives rise to MKNYKILGLLALLFGPLGVLAQSKYTLSGTITNKANGETLIGATIRSGAAGTSTNAYGFYSLTLPKGMQQLSISAVGQKAKTITLNLASDQKLDIALEDNTQELQTVTITAPSRNARDLRGAQMGLEKLSIKEIKDIPVLLGERDVVKTLQLLPGIQSAGEGSGGFYVRGGAVDQNLLLLDEATVYNASHLLGFFSTFNSDAIKNVNIYKGDMPARYGGRLSSVMDVQMNDGNNQQTHVSGGIGLIAARLNVEGPIQKDKSSFLISARRTYADVFLKLSKDTDVNRSQLYFYDLNAKVNYVLGSKDRIYLSGYFGKDVLSADKVNGINWGNTTGTLRWNHIFNNQLFSNTSLIYSNYDYTISLRQDVNDYNIYSRIRDWNLKEDLQWFPGDRHTVNFGFNSVYHSIKPGQITASGNAGISSQELQNRFSLDQAIYAADNWKLTDRLSLSYGLRLSAFSILKEQSAKTYLNAEPRIGAAYQLDEQSALKAAYSRNAQNLHLISNSSSGSPVDKWVASTQIIRPELADQLSLGYYRDLSEHRYELTVETYYKKLQNQIDYRNGANIFTNQPIETQLLYGLGRAYGLEMLLKKKTGRLTGWLSYTLSKTQRQIDGINQDDWYNARQDRTHNISLVGIYKLSERWVLSANFVYYTGDAVTFPAGKYQVDGSTYYNYTSRNASRMPAYHRLDLGATKQLKKTKKFSSELSFSLYNAYGNPNAYRIYFRDNKTDPNRTEAVRTTLFTFVPAISYNFKF
- a CDS encoding S41 family peptidase yields the protein MKALIIILTLNLFAVQMVWGQSPEKYTPYKMRQDVDSLVKYLLETHPNPFYRYPEASFFKNVSRIKSQLDRNLNKVDFYLRIAPLLGTLDDGHTDLHIGQFYNSLNPFVLPYHVKLSTKKPFITCSGAYQGLKAELPLGAEILSINNIPALKIVNDIIDLNTGESRLFRAEFGATRFYFYLEALYRANGIYQLKYKSKGIVKAITIKGIRKTVLDDLAKRQADGKNHADRVYALRLLNDDQTAVIDFKSFDWNGFKNFADSAFRVIKEKHVQNLIINLIDNGGGDSDVGDALFQYLLNKPFTQYAKVIGKNSALLKQRLREHRLNKPLDSADKVLLARPNGSLDTQYVDQISIGNTPLRFNGRVILLVNIETYSSASDFAQCFKYYNRGIIIGEETGGLIKSYGDIVTTHLPNTGLELTISSKLYYNVGANENDWRGVIPDIYSSPDKALQRALDVVNGKK